The genomic stretch GAGAGTTTCTGGAACACGCCATTGCCGACTACAACGAGCTTTTTGGTACCAGCTACGACACCACCGCCGACCGTTTCGCCAACTACTACCGCGACCTGTCGATGCGGCTAAAGAACCGTGAAGTAGACATGGTGATTGTGGTGAACATGTTTTTAACCGGTTTTGATGCCACCACGCTTAACACCTTGTTCCTAGACAAGAACCTGCGCTCCCACGGGTTATTGCAGGCCTACTCACGCACCAACCGCATTCTCAACTCGGTTAAAACGTATGGCAACATCGTTTCGTTTAGAAACCTAGAAGACGCTACCAACCAAGCTTTAGAACTTTTCGGCAACAAAGACGCCAAGGGTGTGGTGCTGCTGCGGCCCTATGCCGAATACTTGGAGGAGTACTCGCAAAAAGTAGCCGAGCTGTTAGGCCGTTTTAGTGCTGGGGAACGCATTGACAGCGAGGGCGATCAGCGTGATTTTGTGGTGCTTTTTGGTGAGATTGTAAAGCTGGAGAACATTCTCACCTCGTTTGACGAGTTTGAGAACGACCGGCGCCTTTCCGATCGACAAGCACAGGATTTCCGGAGTGAATATCTGCGTATCCGCGACGAACGTCGCCCCCAAGACACTGGGGACAAAGAGCCGATCATTGACGATTTGGTCTTTGAGATTGAGCTCATAAAACAAGTTGAGATCAGCGTTGATTACATCTTGATGCTGGTGGCAAAACGCCAAGCCGAGGTGGGCGACGGGGAGGACGTTGAGATTCGGGCCGAGATCAGCCGAGCCGTTAACGCCAGCCCCACCCTGCGCAACAAACGCGACCTAATTGAACGTTTTGTGGATTCGGTTAGTTTGACGGCCGCCGTGGATGAGGAATGGGAAACCTTTATCGCCAAGGCACGCCAAGCCGAACTGGCAGCCATTATCGCCGAAGAAAACCTGCGGGAAGACGCTGCTAGGGCCTACATGGAAGCCGCTTTTCGCGATGGGGCGTTAGAAACGGCTGGTACCGCTATCACCGAGGTGTTGCCACCGCTAAGCCGCTTCAGCCCCGACACCGCCCATGCTGAAACTAAAGAGCGGGTGGTTAACCGCCTTCGAGCCTTTTTCGACCGTTTCTTCGGCCTCAGCACTGCCACACAGAACCACAACTAAGTTGCCGACCAGCCCCCGTCGTCTAGTTAAACCTTGCCTAGTAACGTAGCTGCACTCCCTCACTACGCAGCATCTCAAAAGTAGATATTACGGGCACGTCAAATTCTGCACACGCATCGGGTATTTTGATTTTCTTCATAGATCCTTTGCTCGGTTTCTCATGGGTTACAAGCGTTAACCCGTGAGCACAGGCATACCCCACCAAGAAGTAGTCAGCTGTAGAACCAATGAATTCACGACTCGCGGCAAAGCTGTATTCCCGTGTGGCCCATAAACTTAGCTCTCGCAAGACTTCAACCGTAGGGTCATCAACGTTCTTGAACATTGATCGATTCGCCGTGATCCACGGCACAAGTTCATCGCTGCGCCCCAGAACCTCCTGATGAACAGCTTCTACGCTTTGAACTTTGCCTTCAGTCACGGCTTGGGCGAGCCACTCCCAGAAGCCCGGCGCGATATCGAAGGCGTAGTAGCGGTTCTTAGCCTCAATGAAAACGTTGGCATCGAGGAGGTACACGGCTAAACACCAAGTTTCTCGGCTAGCTCTTGAAAAGTACTGTGCTTTTTGACGCTCAAAAGGCGATAGGCATCACGATAAGAAGTAGAACCTTCAAGAGCACTAACAATTACCGCTCGACCAAACCGCCTACTGATTCTTAGCGGTTGGACGTTGTAATAATCCCCACCGCCTGTGCTCTCCCGCTGGTCGAGAATAGCCATCACGCGGCGAAGCTCTTCTTGGTACAACGATTGGAATGTCGGCCACGACACAAAATCTGCATCAAAGATTCTTCGCAGAATAACTAGCGTGCTCACACTAAATTCTTTTGCCAGCCGTTCAAGTTCCTCGGTGTGATACGTGTCCTTATAGCGGTTACGAAGCTCTTCAAGTGGAACAAGAACCTCAGCCGCTACTGCGTTACACCAGAGTTCCTCTTGAGGGGCATCGCTCGCGCCAACCGCGGCATCAGAAATCGCACTTTCGCCCAACCATATATGAGCAAGTTCATGTACCAGGGTAAATATCTGGGCAGCCTTGGTGTCAGCACCGTTCACAAAAATTAAGGGTGCTAACCGATCGGACAGCGCCAACCCCCGAAACTCGTCCGGGTTAAGTTTTCGATGCGTGTTGGAACCAACAACACCATTTACCATCACTAACGCACCGAGCTCTTCGATCCGGTCGACCAAG from Acidimicrobiia bacterium encodes the following:
- a CDS encoding ImmA/IrrE family metallo-endopeptidase; amino-acid sequence: MSTRVNVHPNLLLWAVERAGWDDETTDRRAPKLEEWVEGSTAPTFRQLESFAQATHTPLGLLLLSEPPDEKLPIPDMRTIGNVAVPEPSVDLLDTIYMCEARQDWYRSFALENEFEELDFVGSASVTSSPIETAAEIRLALRFEMDDRSSLQPWAPVFRYLVDRIEELGALVMVNGVVGSNTHRKLNPDEFRGLALSDRLAPLIFVNGADTKAAQIFTLVHELAHIWLGESAISDAAVGASDAPQEELWCNAVAAEVLVPLEELRNRYKDTYHTEELERLAKEFSVSTLVILRRIFDADFVSWPTFQSLYQEELRRVMAILDQRESTGGGDYYNVQPLRISRRFGRAVIVSALEGSTSYRDAYRLLSVKKHSTFQELAEKLGV
- a CDS encoding DUF4411 family protein; translated protein: MYLLDANVFIEAKNRYYAFDIAPGFWEWLAQAVTEGKVQSVEAVHQEVLGRSDELVPWITANRSMFKNVDDPTVEVLRELSLWATREYSFAASREFIGSTADYFLVGYACAHGLTLVTHEKPSKGSMKKIKIPDACAEFDVPVISTFEMLRSEGVQLRY